In Gallus gallus isolate bGalGal1 chromosome 8, bGalGal1.mat.broiler.GRCg7b, whole genome shotgun sequence, one DNA window encodes the following:
- the AMY1A gene encoding amylase, alpha 1A hepatic isoform 2 precursor (isoform 2 precursor is encoded by transcript variant 2), whose amino-acid sequence MGIYFLLFIVGLCWGQYNPNTQPGRTSIVHLFEWRWADIALECERYLAPNGFGGVQISPPNENLVIADPLQPWWERYQPVSYKLCTRSGNEAEFRDMVTRCNNVGVYVYADAVVNHMCGGNAGAGNYSTCGSYFNAETKDFPAVPYSAWDFNDAKCKSRSGDIEDYQDVPQVRNCRLVNLLDLALEKNYVRSKIAEYMNYLIDIGVAGFRIDAAKHMWPGDVKAILDELKDLNTKWFSAGAKPFIYQEVIDLGGEPITGSQYFGNGRVTEFKYGAKLGMVIHKWNGEKMAYLKNWGEGWGFVPSDRALVFVDNHDNQRGHGAGGTSIVTFWDARLYKMAVGFMLAHPYGFTRVMSSYRWPRYFKNGVDVNDWVGPPSNSDGSTKSVTINADTTCGNDWVCEHRWRQIRNMVIFRNVVDGQPFSNWWDNGSNQIAFSRGNRGFIVFNNDDWYMNVNLQTGLPAGTYCDVISGQKEDSTCTGKQVYVSSDGMANFQISDSDEDPFVAIHIDAKL is encoded by the exons ATGGGcatctattttcttctgttcattgTGGGGCTTTGCTGGGGACAGTACAATCCCAACACTCAGCCTGGGAGGACATCTATTGTGCATCTCTTTGAATGGCGCTGGGCCGATATTGCACTGGAGTGTGAACGCTATTTAGCTCCTAATGGGTTTGGAGGAGTTCAG ATTTCGCCTCCAAATGAAAATCTTGTCATTGCTGATCCCTTGCAACCGTGGTGGGAAAGATATCAGCCAGTCAGCTACAAACTCTGCACGCGATCGGGAAATGAAGCTGAATTTAGAGACATGGTGACCAGGTGCAACAATGTTGGT GTATATGTTTATGCGGATGCAGTAGTAAACCATATGTGCGGAGGTAATGCTGGTGCTGGCAATTATTCTACTTGTGGAAGCTATTTCAATGCTGAGACTAAAGATTTTCCAGCTGTGCCATATTCTGCCTGGGATTTTAATGATGCTAAATGTAAATCCAGAAGTGGAGACATTGAGGATTATCAAGATGTGCCTCAG GTCCGAAACTGCCGCTTAGTTAATCTTCTTGATTTGGCCCTGGAGAAGAACTATGTGCGCTCCAAAATTGCAGAGTACATGAACTACCTCATTGACATCGGTGTAGCTGGGTTCCGGATTGATGCTGCCAAGCATATGTGGCCAGGGGATGTGAAGGCAATTTTAGATGAGCTGAAAGATCTAAATACTAAATGGTTTTCTGCAGGAGCTAAGCCTTTCATTTATCAGGAG GTAATTGACTTGGGAGGAGAGCCAATCACAGGCAGTCAGTACTTCGGAAATGGACGAGTGACAGAATTCAAGTACGGTGCCAAACTGGGGATGGTGATCCACAAGTGGAATGGAGAGAAGATGGCCTACTTAAA GAACTGGGGAGAAGGCTGGGGCTTTGTGCCTTCTGACAGAGCCCTTGTGTTTGTGGATAACCACGACAACCAGCGGGGGCACGGGGCAGGCGGAACTTCCATTGTTACCTTCTGGGATGCCAG ACTTTATAAAATGGCAGTTGGTTTCATGCTCGCTCATCCATATGGATTCACACGGGTAATGTCAAGTTATCGTTGGCCAAGATATTTCAAGAATGGAGTG GATGTCAACGACTGGGTGGGACCACCGAGTAACTCGGACGGATCGACGAAGTCCGTTACAATCAATGCGGACACTACCTGTGGCAATGACTGGGTCTGCGAACATCGCTGGAGACAAATAAG GAACATGGTTATCTTCCGTAACGTGGTAGATGGTCAGCCTTTCTCAAACTGGTGGGACAACGGGAGCAATCAAATAGCTTTCAGTCGCGGCAACAGAGGCTTCATTGTCTTTAATAATGACGACTG GTATATGAATGTCAATTTGCAAACTGGGCTGCCTGCCGGAACCTACTGTGATGTTATTTCTGGACAAAAGGAAGACAGTACGTGTACTGGAAAGCAGGTGTATGTTTCCTCGGATGGAATGGCCAATTTCCAGATTAGTGACAGCGACGAAGATCCATTTGTTGCAATTCACATTGATGCCAAGTTGTAA
- the AMY1A gene encoding amylase, alpha 1A hepatic isoform X2 gives MGIYFLLFIVGLCWGQYNPNTQPGRTSIVHLFEWRWADIALECERYLAPNGFGGVQISPPNENLVIADPLQPWWERYQPVSYKLCTRSGNEAEFRDMVTRCNNVGVYVYADAVVNHMCGGNAGAGNYSTCGSYFNAETKDFPAVPYSAWDFNDAKCKSRSGDIEDYQDVPQVRNCRLVNLLDLALEKNYVRSKIAEYMNYLIDIGVAGFRIDAAKHMWPGDVKAILDELKDLNTKWFSAGAKPFIYQEVIDLGGEPITGSQYFGNGRVTEFKYGAKLGMVIHKWNGEKMAYLKNWGEGWGFVPSDRALVFVDNHDNQRGHGAGGTSIVTFWDARLYKMAVGFMLAHPYGFTRVMSSYRWPRYFKNGVDVNDWVGPPSNSDGSTKSVTINADTTCGNDWVCEHRWRQIRNMVIFRNVVDGQPFSNWWDNGSNQIAFSRGNRGFIVFNNDDCKTNRCSLS, from the exons ATGGGcatctattttcttctgttcattgTGGGGCTTTGCTGGGGACAGTACAATCCCAACACTCAGCCTGGGAGGACATCTATTGTGCATCTCTTTGAATGGCGCTGGGCCGATATTGCACTGGAGTGTGAACGCTATTTAGCTCCTAATGGGTTTGGAGGAGTTCAG ATTTCGCCTCCAAATGAAAATCTTGTCATTGCTGATCCCTTGCAACCGTGGTGGGAAAGATATCAGCCAGTCAGCTACAAACTCTGCACGCGATCGGGAAATGAAGCTGAATTTAGAGACATGGTGACCAGGTGCAACAATGTTGGT GTATATGTTTATGCGGATGCAGTAGTAAACCATATGTGCGGAGGTAATGCTGGTGCTGGCAATTATTCTACTTGTGGAAGCTATTTCAATGCTGAGACTAAAGATTTTCCAGCTGTGCCATATTCTGCCTGGGATTTTAATGATGCTAAATGTAAATCCAGAAGTGGAGACATTGAGGATTATCAAGATGTGCCTCAG GTCCGAAACTGCCGCTTAGTTAATCTTCTTGATTTGGCCCTGGAGAAGAACTATGTGCGCTCCAAAATTGCAGAGTACATGAACTACCTCATTGACATCGGTGTAGCTGGGTTCCGGATTGATGCTGCCAAGCATATGTGGCCAGGGGATGTGAAGGCAATTTTAGATGAGCTGAAAGATCTAAATACTAAATGGTTTTCTGCAGGAGCTAAGCCTTTCATTTATCAGGAG GTAATTGACTTGGGAGGAGAGCCAATCACAGGCAGTCAGTACTTCGGAAATGGACGAGTGACAGAATTCAAGTACGGTGCCAAACTGGGGATGGTGATCCACAAGTGGAATGGAGAGAAGATGGCCTACTTAAA GAACTGGGGAGAAGGCTGGGGCTTTGTGCCTTCTGACAGAGCCCTTGTGTTTGTGGATAACCACGACAACCAGCGGGGGCACGGGGCAGGCGGAACTTCCATTGTTACCTTCTGGGATGCCAG ACTTTATAAAATGGCAGTTGGTTTCATGCTCGCTCATCCATATGGATTCACACGGGTAATGTCAAGTTATCGTTGGCCAAGATATTTCAAGAATGGAGTG GATGTCAACGACTGGGTGGGACCACCGAGTAACTCGGACGGATCGACGAAGTCCGTTACAATCAATGCGGACACTACCTGTGGCAATGACTGGGTCTGCGAACATCGCTGGAGACAAATAAG GAACATGGTTATCTTCCGTAACGTGGTAGATGGTCAGCCTTTCTCAAACTGGTGGGACAACGGGAGCAATCAAATAGCTTTCAGTCGCGGCAACAGAGGCTTCATTGTCTTTAATAATGACGACTG CAAGACCAACCGCTGCAGCCTGAGCTAG
- the AMY1A gene encoding amylase, alpha 1A hepatic isoform 1 precursor (isoform 1 precursor is encoded by transcript variant 1), with the protein MGIYFLLFIVGLCWGQYNPNTQPGRTSIVHLFEWRWADIALECERYLAPNGFGGVQISPPNENLVIADPLQPWWERYQPVSYKLCTRSGNEAEFRDMVTRCNNVGVYVYADAVVNHMCGGNAGAGNYSTCGSYFNAETKDFPAVPYSAWDFNDAKCKSRSGDIEDYQDVPQVRNCRLVNLLDLALEKNYVRSKIAEYMNYLIDIGVAGFRIDAAKHMWPGDVKAILDELKDLNTKWFSAGAKPFIYQEVIDLGGEPITGSQYFGNGRVTEFKYGAKLGMVIHKWNGEKMAYLKNWGEGWGFVPSDRALVFVDNHDNQRGHGAGGTSIVTFWDARLYKMAVGFMLAHPYGFTRVMSSYRWPRYFKNGVDVNDWVGPPSNSDGSTKSVTINADTTCGNDWVCEHRWRQIRNMVIFRNVVDGQPFSNWWDNGSNQIAFSRGNRGFIVFNNDDWSCLYALIFSCLFPPARPTAAA; encoded by the exons ATGGGcatctattttcttctgttcattgTGGGGCTTTGCTGGGGACAGTACAATCCCAACACTCAGCCTGGGAGGACATCTATTGTGCATCTCTTTGAATGGCGCTGGGCCGATATTGCACTGGAGTGTGAACGCTATTTAGCTCCTAATGGGTTTGGAGGAGTTCAG ATTTCGCCTCCAAATGAAAATCTTGTCATTGCTGATCCCTTGCAACCGTGGTGGGAAAGATATCAGCCAGTCAGCTACAAACTCTGCACGCGATCGGGAAATGAAGCTGAATTTAGAGACATGGTGACCAGGTGCAACAATGTTGGT GTATATGTTTATGCGGATGCAGTAGTAAACCATATGTGCGGAGGTAATGCTGGTGCTGGCAATTATTCTACTTGTGGAAGCTATTTCAATGCTGAGACTAAAGATTTTCCAGCTGTGCCATATTCTGCCTGGGATTTTAATGATGCTAAATGTAAATCCAGAAGTGGAGACATTGAGGATTATCAAGATGTGCCTCAG GTCCGAAACTGCCGCTTAGTTAATCTTCTTGATTTGGCCCTGGAGAAGAACTATGTGCGCTCCAAAATTGCAGAGTACATGAACTACCTCATTGACATCGGTGTAGCTGGGTTCCGGATTGATGCTGCCAAGCATATGTGGCCAGGGGATGTGAAGGCAATTTTAGATGAGCTGAAAGATCTAAATACTAAATGGTTTTCTGCAGGAGCTAAGCCTTTCATTTATCAGGAG GTAATTGACTTGGGAGGAGAGCCAATCACAGGCAGTCAGTACTTCGGAAATGGACGAGTGACAGAATTCAAGTACGGTGCCAAACTGGGGATGGTGATCCACAAGTGGAATGGAGAGAAGATGGCCTACTTAAA GAACTGGGGAGAAGGCTGGGGCTTTGTGCCTTCTGACAGAGCCCTTGTGTTTGTGGATAACCACGACAACCAGCGGGGGCACGGGGCAGGCGGAACTTCCATTGTTACCTTCTGGGATGCCAG ACTTTATAAAATGGCAGTTGGTTTCATGCTCGCTCATCCATATGGATTCACACGGGTAATGTCAAGTTATCGTTGGCCAAGATATTTCAAGAATGGAGTG GATGTCAACGACTGGGTGGGACCACCGAGTAACTCGGACGGATCGACGAAGTCCGTTACAATCAATGCGGACACTACCTGTGGCAATGACTGGGTCTGCGAACATCGCTGGAGACAAATAAG GAACATGGTTATCTTCCGTAACGTGGTAGATGGTCAGCCTTTCTCAAACTGGTGGGACAACGGGAGCAATCAAATAGCTTTCAGTCGCGGCAACAGAGGCTTCATTGTCTTTAATAATGACGACTG GAGCTGTCTGTACGCTTTgattttctcctgccttttcCCGCCAGCAAGACCAACCGCTGCAGCCTGA